GACCTGCTCTTTTTTATCCGAATACAGTTTGAGGATCAGATAACAACTGACGAGCAACGACATTCCGACAGTCAGACTGATGATAGTGACAAGAAACTTTTTTTTCAACGACATGGAAATCTCCGCACAGTGCGATATATATGTGATCATCAAACATCATATAACATTAATGCTGTAAATAAAAAAATTTCAGGTATTGGATGAATTATGGACACTTTGAATAAGTGTTTTGGCAGTATTCAATCAGGAAAACAGTTATTTCATTAGCGTTTTCTTCAAAATGGATTTTAATATTTTTTTCAAACCGCCCTTAAAATAAAAAACAGCCGGAAATACAAAAAAGTCCGGCTGTTTATGATAGAGGAATCGGACATTCACCGGCAATCCCATGTCATCACTGACAAGGATAGCCGGCGATTCCGGTCTCAGGATCAGATTTCAGTACAGGTTTTTCTTGCTAACCTTAATGTAGAAATCAACCCACTCATTGTCTACTATTGTCTTGTTTTTCTTTTTCTTCTTTGTCGCATGTGACCGGATAACAATATCTTCTCCGTCCTTCAGATCGCTCACCGTGATTTTTTTCGCGACGTTGCCCTCAACGGTTCCCATCGCATTTGTGAAACTATCATCATCTTTCGCACTTCCGTCAGCTTCAGACAGCTGCAGAGTCAGATCAAGTGTGGCATTCTCGTTCGGAACGACATATTTTACAACTCCGTTCTCGGATGATTCTCCGACTTCCTTATATTTCTTCCGTTGCGCTCTCGGAAAACTCCAGAAACTTTGTGCGCTCTTGCCGTCGGTCATTTCAAGATTGCCATATAACTCCATCGCCTTTCCGTTTCCGTCGTTCGCGTTGGTTTTGATCTTATAAAGCGTTAATGTGGTTTCTATCCCCTTTCCGAGCTGCTCAACTGTTTTTGTGAGGGTATATTCGTCATTGTACACGGTATTCGCGACGGCATTGTTATCAACGAATCTAAGCTTGTACGCAATGATTTTTCCGGTACGATCTTTCGAGTATCCTTTCTCCGTTACCCATTTCATGAACCCTGGAAGATCAGAAACAATTTCGCTGCTGTCAGCGCCGATGATTGTCACATTTATTTTATCAGTACCCTCTTCCTTCTTATTTTCGGTTTTCACGTCAGCATTATACTTTCCGTAAAGTTTCGCATCGACCTCAGCTTCAAGGCTTGTTTTTATCGTACTCCATGATTTATCAGACTCGATTGTCAGATACGCGAGTCTTCCGTATGCGATAGATGAAACGTAAACCGGTCTGAATCCATTGAAATCCTTGATATTGAAATTCTCATAGAGGAATGTTCCATTACCCTGGTCAACATCCACTGTGTAGAATGTCTCCATGAATTTGACCATGTATTTGCGTTTCTTTGATCCCTTGTTGAACTCGAAACCGCTTTTTATGCTTGTTTCGACAACACCGGAGTTGAATCCGACACCGAAATTGAATTTAACCCCGAAATCGGAATCTGAATAAACCTCAGTAGCCTCAAACGAATATGTCGTAGAGATTTTACCGAGATCCTGATTCATAATTCTGCCATGCAGCTTTCTATAGTTGGAAAGAGAAGGAAAAATCGTATCGGAGATTTTGCCGGTTTTCCCATTGCTTTTCTTAACATTAGTCAGGTCATACGATATCGTAATCGGCCTCTTAGTGCCTTTGGTGACCTCCTGATACGTTCCGGAGGCAATCGTGTCTCCCAATAATACTGAACCGGGATAAATCACATCAGTTGACGGATTAAGCAATATCTGCTGATCAAATGCGGCGCTTGCTTTGAACTTCTGCGTCGTGGTGACATATGTTACCGGCACCCCGTCAGTAGTTGTACCCGTTTTTCTCGATTCTTCCTTTGCCTCGCCAAGCGGTGCTTCTTTAATGGCGGTAGGCTTTGCAGCACTGGTTATTCCATCGGGATTTTTCAATGTTG
The sequence above is drawn from the Oscillospiraceae bacterium genome and encodes:
- a CDS encoding thiol-activated cytolysin family protein → QEAAKQEAAKQEAAKQEAAKQEAAKQEAAKQEAAKQEAAKQEAAKQEAAKQEAAKKEAASKDDKVENTKATAPNPALMEQLSTLKNPDGITSAAKPTAIKEAPLGEAKEESRKTGTTTDGVPVTYVTTTQKFKASAAFDQQILLNPSTDVIYPGSVLLGDTIASGTYQEVTKGTKRPITISYDLTNVKKSNGKTGKISDTIFPSLSNYRKLHGRIMNQDLGKISTTYSFEATEVYSDSDFGVKFNFGVGFNSGVVETSIKSGFEFNKGSKKRKYMVKFMETFYTVDVDQGNGTFLYENFNIKDFNGFRPVYVSSIAYGRLAYLTIESDKSWSTIKTSLEAEVDAKLYGKYNADVKTENKKEEGTDKINVTIIGADSSEIVSDLPGFMKWVTEKGYSKDRTGKIIAYKLRFVDNNAVANTVYNDEYTLTKTVEQLGKGIETTLTLYKIKTNANDGNGKAMELYGNLEMTDGKSAQSFWSFPRAQRKKYKEVGESSENGVVKYVVPNENATLDLTLQLSEADGSAKDDDSFTNAMGTVEGNVAKKITVSDLKDGEDIVIRSHATKKKKKNKTIVDNEWVDFYIKVSKKNLY